In Betaproteobacteria bacterium, the following are encoded in one genomic region:
- a CDS encoding DUF3619 family protein yields MLGGQREDALLEGHPRHRRIPEAKRFRTMSMSEHELAGRIVQRLERGLDEIDPRTLARLRSARATAAERIQPEPAPLLAWAGAVGPVLLLRRLSPRYLLPIVGMVLTVSAMVYWQQQQRIEDPVEIDAKLLASDLPIDALLDKGLDTWL; encoded by the coding sequence ATGCTCGGAGGGCAGCGTGAAGACGCACTGCTCGAGGGCCACCCACGCCATCGCCGCATTCCTGAAGCGAAAAGGTTTCGAACCATGAGCATGAGCGAACACGAACTGGCGGGCCGCATCGTGCAACGGCTGGAACGCGGTCTGGACGAGATCGACCCGCGCACGCTGGCGCGCTTGCGCTCGGCGCGCGCGACGGCTGCCGAACGCATCCAGCCGGAGCCCGCACCCCTGCTCGCCTGGGCCGGTGCCGTCGGTCCGGTTTTGCTGTTGCGCCGCTTGAGTCCGCGTTACCTGCTGCCGATCGTTGGCATGGTGCTCACCGTGTCGGCGATGGTCTATTGGCAGCAGCAACAGCGCATCGAAGACCCTGTCGAAATCGACGCGAAACTCCTTGCCAGCGATCTGCCGATCGACGCGTTGCTCGACAAGGGTCTCGATACATGGCTGTAG
- a CDS encoding DUF3106 domain-containing protein, whose product MAVALASLALLLCLAAPAGALAAEAARPAWSELTRSQRNILQPLQHQWPRINAMQRKRWMALADRYPRMSPAEQKRIQERMQDWAKLTPQQRDAARKRYRALTRMTPEQRRAIIKQWTESQEAQQALPSETTPPESTESAKSAEPPAEGGTVPETASGLVAEKPEPANP is encoded by the coding sequence ATGGCTGTAGCGCTAGCCTCGCTCGCCCTGCTGCTGTGTCTCGCTGCGCCCGCCGGCGCCCTGGCTGCCGAAGCGGCCCGGCCTGCCTGGTCGGAGCTGACGCGATCGCAGCGCAATATCCTGCAACCGCTGCAACACCAATGGCCCAGGATCAATGCGATGCAGCGCAAACGCTGGATGGCTTTGGCCGATCGCTATCCGCGGATGAGCCCGGCCGAGCAGAAACGCATCCAGGAGCGCATGCAGGACTGGGCGAAGTTGACGCCGCAACAGCGCGACGCGGCGCGCAAGCGCTATCGGGCACTGACCCGGATGACGCCCGAGCAGCGCCGAGCCATCATCAAGCAGTGGACCGAGTCGCAGGAAGCGCAGCAAGCGCTGCCGAGCGAAACGACGCCGCCGGAAAGCACCGAAAGCGCGAAATCGGCGGAGCCGCCTGCCGAGGGCGGCACGGTGCCGGAAACGGCCTCCGGGCTTGTCGCCGAGAAGCCTGAGCCGGCCAATCCTTAA
- a CDS encoding RNA polymerase sigma factor produces MATRKELSDFLAEVERRAYKQALYAVRDPHTALDIVQDAMLKLAEKYGARPAHELPLVFQRIVQNGIRDHFRRARVRSFWTSPLSALRPSGAQDDDSDPLESLEVDPGVKIAAERPPAALEQAQTVGLIEKALEALPPRQRQAFLLRYWEEMDVAEAAAIMGCSEGSVKTHCSRATHAIAAFLKRKGFEP; encoded by the coding sequence CTGGCTACCCGCAAGGAACTGTCCGATTTCCTCGCTGAAGTCGAGCGGCGAGCGTACAAACAAGCGCTTTACGCCGTGCGCGATCCGCATACCGCGCTGGATATCGTGCAAGACGCCATGCTGAAGCTTGCCGAGAAGTACGGAGCCAGGCCCGCGCACGAGCTTCCGCTGGTGTTCCAGCGCATCGTCCAGAACGGCATACGGGACCATTTTCGGCGTGCGCGCGTACGTTCGTTCTGGACGTCGCCCCTGTCGGCGCTCAGGCCTTCCGGCGCCCAGGACGATGATTCGGATCCGCTCGAGAGCCTGGAAGTGGATCCCGGCGTGAAAATTGCCGCCGAGCGGCCACCCGCCGCCCTCGAACAAGCACAAACGGTTGGATTGATCGAGAAAGCATTGGAAGCCCTGCCGCCTCGTCAACGTCAGGCGTTTTTGCTGCGTTACTGGGAGGAAATGGATGTGGCCGAGGCGGCCGCAATCATGGGATGCTCGGAGGGCAGCGTGAAGACGCACTGCTCGAGGGCCACCCACGCCATCGCCGCATTCCTGAAGCGAAAAGGTTTCGAACCATGA